The following are from one region of the Salvia hispanica cultivar TCC Black 2014 chromosome 1, UniMelb_Shisp_WGS_1.0, whole genome shotgun sequence genome:
- the LOC125196250 gene encoding protein FAR1-RELATED SEQUENCE 5-like, protein MKKKKESCDTFMYEYEVDSRSPLMHLFWCDPIAKKNFMQFGDIVSFDTTYSTNRYSMIFAPFTGRDNHGRAFVKCMGLSPKLIITDQDLGMKVVVENVLVDTRHRWCMWHIMAKVAEKVPKSLLGNSVFKKDLNSCVWSELIEPTEFEDKWNTVMETYELEDADWFVSMFESREFWVPAYFRDFPNSSLIKTTSVSESQNRFFKRYTQSRANLVMFLMNFNNAVDAQRNKSAKLDYMDANTTAKMRTEWSVEKHASTIFTDYAFKEIQEQILEAYNHCSLISISNESSPEHYKDRSCMLPRLSCIEEQKLIPENLIGGRWLKSPLVKAVHAVQFEDVATHGYVDDKKKAQAILLGEMLELYQAVSVNIDQMHELTSIVREAR, encoded by the exons atgaagaagaagaaggaaagtTGTGACACCTTCATGTACGAGTATGAGGTTGATTCTCGTAGTCCACTGATGCATTTATTCTGGTGCGATCCTATTGCTAAGAAGAATTTCATGCAATTTGGTGACATTGTCTCGTTTGACACTACCTACTCAACGAATAG GTACTCTATGATATTTGCTCCATTCACTGGGAGGGACAATCATGGGCGTGCG TTTGTCAAGTGTATGGGCCTGTCTCCTAAGTTGATTATTACTGATCAAGACTTGGGAATGAAAGTAGTTGTTGAAAATGTTCTTGTGGATACACGTCATAGATGGTGCATGTGGCACATCATGGCTAAAGTCGCTGAAAAAGTACCTAAATCACTACTTGGTAATTCTGTATTtaaaaaggatttgaattcGTGTGTTTGGTCTGAGTTGATTGAACCCACCGAGTTTGAAGACAAATGGAACACTGTCATGGAGACATATGAACTTGAAGACGCAGACTGGTTTGTTTCTATGTTCGAATCTAGAGAGTTCTGGGTTCCGGCATACTTTAGGGACTTTCCTAACAGTTCTCTAATAAAGACGACATCTGTTTCTGAATCTCAGAACAGATTTTTTAAGAGGTATACTCAGTCCAGGGCTAACCTTGTTATGTTTTTAATGAACTTCAACAATGCTGTTGATGCCCAACGCAACAAGTCCGCAAAGCTGGATTATATGGATGCAAATACTACCGCAAAGATGAGAACAGAGTGGTCTGTTGAGAAGCATGCATCAACAATATTCACAGACTATGCATTTAAGGAAATACAGGAACAGATACTGGAGGCGTATAACCATTGCAGCCTTATTTCTATATCAAATGAATCAAGTCCGGAGCATTACAAG GATCGGTCTTGTATGCTGCCACGTCTTTCATGTATCGAAGAACAAAAATTGATTCCAGAGAATCTGATTGGAGGTAGATGGTTGAAATCTCCTCTAGTTAAGGCTGTGCATGCAGTCCAATTTGAAGATGTAGCAACGCATGGTTATGTTGATGACAAGAAAAAGGCGCAAGCAATTTTATTGGGAGAGATGTTGGAGTTGTACCAGGCTGTTTCTGTCAATATTGATCAAATGCATGAGCTTACATCTATAGTTCGTGAAGCAAGATAG
- the LOC125196258 gene encoding uncharacterized protein LOC125196258, protein MIRTTSISESENSFYKNFLKPRNNIAEFYLNFNQALEFPILATTLPFEKHASTTCFKKIQEEIVEGNDKCCVLGFSSTDMVDTYKLGDSLRNSYFVRHDKTDESYSCDCKLFSRWMKTLLAKAVHGGLEELGNSLQTRTPTTSAFEKRRMIEQFYGMERPEVVEVHPPDVVKTKGHASSSASRLISKRLKAIKEATRPLRRCKACDELCHHDSRNCPMLKELEKENELRKGKRKC, encoded by the exons ATGATTAGGACCACCTCGATATCTGAGTCGGAGAACAGCTTCTATAAAAACTTTTTGAAGCCACGCAACAACATTGCCGAATTCTACTTGAATTTCAACCAAGCTTTGGAATTTCCCATATTGGCCACTACCTTGCCGTTCGAGAAACATGCTTCTACGACATGCTTTAAGAAAATACAAGAGGAAATTGTTGAGGGTAATGACAAATGCTGCGTTTTGGGGTTCTCATCTACAGACATGGTTGACACCTACAAACTTGGAGACAGCCTTCGCAATTCGTACTTTGTGAGACATGATAAGACTGACGAGTCATACTCGTGCGATTGCAAACTGTTTA GTAGATGGATGAAGACTCTGTTAGCCAAGGCGGTCCATG GTGGACTGGAGGAACTTGGTAATTCTCTTCAAACTCGAACTCCTACAACATCCGCCTTTGAGAAGAGGCGAATGATTGAACAGTTTTATGGAATGGAAAGGCCGGAAGTCGTTGAGGTCCATCCTCCGGATGTAGTAAAGACGAAGGGGCACGCGAGCAGCTCCGCTAGTCGTCTGATTTCCAAGAGATTGAAGGCTATCAAGGAGGCTACTAGGCCCCTTAGACGGTGTAAGGCGTGCGATGAGCTGTGTCATCACGACTCTAGAAATTGTCCAATGCTTAAAGAGCTGGAAAAGGAGAATGAGCTGCGTAAGGGAAAGAGGAAATGTTGA
- the LOC125194683 gene encoding uncharacterized protein LOC125194683, which yields MQIKFQSLAPFKPVSPDVIDTWSSYLNTMEKSKAPETVSRLFFSTKPCIQSMVDAQPEWTEEFQFNTFWTRLLEEALGTGYFQWDKYDMFFFPVWGMTHQYVVCFNLPDCKMNIIDHSLAETHASFGEKYGNTPSVLKKFFATSLTKSKVPKMATQVRKCNAHVVTMPWRNNSGTVDTGVYVMRHMETYFGEREKDWECGLRPKEQRAWKCCE from the exons ATGCAGATCAAGTTTCAATCTTTAGCGCCATTCAAGCCAGTGAGCCCCGATGTTATCGATACTTGGAGCTCTTACCTGAATACAATGGAAAAGAGCAAGGCACCAGAGACGGTTTCCAGGCTATTCTTCTCTACAAAACCATGC ATACAATCAATGGTCGACGCACAACCCGAATGGACAGAAGAATTCCAGTTCAATACGTTCTGGACAAGGCTGTTGGAGGAAGCGCTTGGAACGGGCTACTTTCAATGGGACAAATATGACATG TTCTTCTTCCCAGTTTGGGGGATGACCCATCAGTATGTGGTCTGTTTCAATCTTCCCGATTGCAAGATGAACATCATTGACCACAGCTTGGCTGAAACACACGCCTCATTCGGCGAAAAATATGGGAACACACCCTCCGTGCTG aAAAAGTTCTTCGCAACATCACTTACGAAGTCTAAGGTTCCAAAAATGGCGACACAGGTCAGAAAATGTAATGCACATGTCGTTACAATGCCTTGGAGGAACAACAGCGGCACCGTGGACACGGGGGTCTATGTGATGAGGCATATGGAGACGTACTttggagagagggagaaagaTTGGGAGTGCGGACTAAGGCCAAAGGAACAAAGAGCCTGGAAATGTTGCGAATGA
- the LOC125194758 gene encoding uncharacterized protein LOC125194758, producing MLVEPGLKNLPACIRQQQQLRCLKALLKMLLGRIGRMQRPREKPKQIKPHQRVQPQRRSARQPKGNALRFWLPRENNPLGRELLRERRANSWIFHRNTLQHRVRA from the exons ATGCTAGTGGAGCCGGGCTTGAAAAACCTTCCAGCTTGCATACGTCAGCAGCAGCAACTGAG GTGTCTAAAAGCATTGTTGAAGATGTTGTTGGGAAGGATAGGGAGGATGCAGCGGCCAAGAGAAAAGCCGAAGCAAATAAAGCCCCATCAAAGAGTACAGCCGCAGAGGAGATCGGCAAG aCAACCAAAGGGAAACGCACTGAGGTTCTGGTTACCAAGAGAAAACAACCCGTTAGGGAGGGAGCTTCTAAGAGAGCGACGGGCAAACAGTTGGATATTCCACAG gAACACACTGCAGCACCGCGTAAGGGCATAG
- the LOC125218921 gene encoding uncharacterized protein LOC125218921 isoform X2: MDEETSEEVDQLIFSRMHFMRLTVELSYQFVILVHLSGWTALEKLCLSSEMTHVGKTTLAISFGMSKRSRPFKRQPTQNEASKHPRFAIARQWMMFFH; this comes from the exons ATGGACGAGGAGACTTCAGAGGAAGTAGATCAACTTATTTTCTCAAGGATGCATTTTATGAGATTGACGGTTGAATTATCTTATCAATTTGTAATCCTTGTTCACTTATCGGGATGGACGGCAttggaaaaattatgtttatcaAGTGAGATGACACACGTCGGAAAGACAACTCTTGCTATAAG TTTCGGGATGTCGAAAAGAAGCCGCCCCTTCAAAAGGCAGCCCACACAGAACGAAG CATCCAAGCATCCAAGGTTCGCTATAGCGAGGCAGTGGATGATGTTCTTCCACTGA
- the LOC125218921 gene encoding uncharacterized protein LOC125218921 isoform X1 produces MDEETSEEVDQLIFSRMHFMRLTVELSYQFVILVHLSGWTALEKLCLSSEMTHVGKTTLAISFGMSKRSRPFKRQPTQNEGENAAQFYKADSILSLNLHPSIQGSL; encoded by the exons ATGGACGAGGAGACTTCAGAGGAAGTAGATCAACTTATTTTCTCAAGGATGCATTTTATGAGATTGACGGTTGAATTATCTTATCAATTTGTAATCCTTGTTCACTTATCGGGATGGACGGCAttggaaaaattatgtttatcaAGTGAGATGACACACGTCGGAAAGACAACTCTTGCTATAAG TTTCGGGATGTCGAAAAGAAGCCGCCCCTTCAAAAGGCAGCCCACACAGAACGAAGGTGAGAATGCGGCTCAATTTTACAAAGCTGATAGTATCTTGTCCCTTAATttg CATCCAAGCATCCAAGGTTCGCTATAG
- the LOC125202745 gene encoding inositol-pentakisphosphate 2-kinase-like isoform X1, whose amino-acid sequence MAAKLQAKDAEEWTYRGEGAVNLVLAYCGSSPHFVGKVLRIQKVSNDRRECENGHSALVNHESLLWGKFEGIVSAPTKEIAEHVYVQKVMCPLLGSEHVDAGIHVLVSREFLEAVDNKVLCQRPSWRVDAARVNPLRDSALLITDHSVFPHASGSLKEDFCVSVEIKPKGGFLPTSEFIAEGNAVKKRLTRFKMHQALKLHQRKISQISQYDPLDLFSGSKDRIQRAFKGLFLTPQNNFRVFLNGSIIFGGMGGTADSTSSAVAQSFHDGLKHVISAKDGMHIKGLVDLLTETIYKSGLLNRLLEVQKLDAIDIEGAIHAYYDIISQPCVVCRKIGGKRFSARYSSIHSMQRDDKVKIVRDYLISATAKDLSMMISFKPKINMDEESPHRAVFLEASKQTFCYKAFFIDLDMKPLKKMEYYYELDQQIVNYYVQMLKDTDVLDCDETTHESLNACTSVKNGGFFCRLPGFLRSIF is encoded by the exons ATGGCTGCAAAATTGCAAGCGAAAGATGCAGAGGAATGGACTTACAGAGGAGAAGGAGCTGTGAATCTTGTTCTTGCTTATTGTGGAAGCTCTCCTCATTTC GTTGGAAAGGTTTTAAGGATACAAAAAGTTTCAAATGATAGGCGTGAATGTGAGAATGGTCATTCAGCTCTAGTGAACCATGAATCCCTCTTGTGGGGAAAATTTGAAGGTATAGTTTCAGCACCTACAAAGGAAATTGCGGAGCATGTTTATGTGCAGAAAGTAATGTGCCCACTCTTGGGATCAGAGCATGTTGATGCAGGG ATCCATGTTCTTGTGTCAAGAGAATTTTTGGAGGCAGTTGACAACAAGGTTCTTTGCCAGCGTCCATCATGGCGTGTTGATGCTGCCAGAGTTAATCCCCTTCGTGACTCGGCTCTTCTAATTACTGATCATTCAGTGTTTCCTCATG CTTCAGGTTCTCTCAAAGAGGATTTCTGTGTGTCTGTTGAGATAAAG CCCAAAGGCGGATTTCTTCCTACCTCAGAATTTATAGCTGAGGGAAATGCAGTTAAAAAGAGACTTACTCGATTTAAGATGCACCAAGCTCTAAAATTACATCAACGAAAG ATATCTCAAATAAGTCAATATGATCCTCTAGATTTGTTTTCTGGATCCAAGGATAGAATACAAAGAGCATTTAAAGGCCTCTTTCTTACACCTCAGAATAATTTTCGAGTTTTCTTAAATGGTTCGATTATTTTTGGAGGCATGGGGGGCACTGCAGACAGCACTAGTTCTGCGGTTGCTCAATCATTCCATGATGGACTTAAACATGTTATTTCAGCAAAGGATGGGATGCACATCAAGGGTTTAGTGGATCTTCTCACTGAAACTATTTATAAGTCTGGCTTGTTGAATCGGCTTCTTGAAGTACAGAAGCTTGATGCTATTGATATAGAAGGTGCAATTCATGCCTACTATGACATTATTTCTCAGCCTTGCGTGGTCTGTCGGAAAATAGGTGGAAAAAGATTCTCAGCAAGATATTCATCAATTCATTCAATGCAAAGGGATGATAAAGTGAAAATTGTGAGGGATTACTTGATATCAGCCACAGCAAAGGACTTAAGTATGATGATTAGTTTTAAGcccaaaataaatatggatGAGGAGTCTCCACATCGTGCTGTCTTTCTGGAAGCAAGCAAGCAAACCTTTTGTTACAAG GCATTTTTCATTGACCTGGACATGAAACcattgaagaaaatggaataTTACTATGAGCTGGATCAACAAATAGTCAACTACTATGTCCAGATGTTAAAAGATACAGATGTGCTTGATTGTGATGAGACAACCCATGAGTCACTGAACGCGTGCACCAGTGTTAAAAATGGTG gatTTTTTTGCAGACTTCCTGGATTTCTTAGATCAATTTTCTGA
- the LOC125202745 gene encoding inositol-pentakisphosphate 2-kinase-like isoform X2 — protein sequence MAAKLQAKDAEEWTYRGEGAVNLVLAYCGSSPHFVGKVLRIQKVSNDRRECENGHSALVNHESLLWGKFEGIVSAPTKEIAEHVYVQKVMCPLLGSEHVDAGIHVLVSREFLEAVDNKVLCQRPSWRVDAARVNPLRDSALLITDHSVFPHASGSLKEDFCVSVEIKPKGGFLPTSEFIAEGNAVKKRLTRFKMHQALKLHQRKISQISQYDPLDLFSGSKDRIQRAFKGLFLTPQNNFRVFLNGSIIFGGMGGTADSTSSAVAQSFHDGLKHVISAKDGMHIKGLVDLLTETIYKSGLLNRLLEVQKLDAIDIEGAIHAYYDIISQPCVVCRKIGGKRFSARYSSIHSMQRDDKVKIVRDYLISATAKDLSMMISFKPKINMDEESPHRAVFLEASKQTFCYKAFFIDLDMKPLKKMEYYYELDQQIVNYYVQMLKDTDVLDCDETTHESLNACTSVKNGEMTN from the exons ATGGCTGCAAAATTGCAAGCGAAAGATGCAGAGGAATGGACTTACAGAGGAGAAGGAGCTGTGAATCTTGTTCTTGCTTATTGTGGAAGCTCTCCTCATTTC GTTGGAAAGGTTTTAAGGATACAAAAAGTTTCAAATGATAGGCGTGAATGTGAGAATGGTCATTCAGCTCTAGTGAACCATGAATCCCTCTTGTGGGGAAAATTTGAAGGTATAGTTTCAGCACCTACAAAGGAAATTGCGGAGCATGTTTATGTGCAGAAAGTAATGTGCCCACTCTTGGGATCAGAGCATGTTGATGCAGGG ATCCATGTTCTTGTGTCAAGAGAATTTTTGGAGGCAGTTGACAACAAGGTTCTTTGCCAGCGTCCATCATGGCGTGTTGATGCTGCCAGAGTTAATCCCCTTCGTGACTCGGCTCTTCTAATTACTGATCATTCAGTGTTTCCTCATG CTTCAGGTTCTCTCAAAGAGGATTTCTGTGTGTCTGTTGAGATAAAG CCCAAAGGCGGATTTCTTCCTACCTCAGAATTTATAGCTGAGGGAAATGCAGTTAAAAAGAGACTTACTCGATTTAAGATGCACCAAGCTCTAAAATTACATCAACGAAAG ATATCTCAAATAAGTCAATATGATCCTCTAGATTTGTTTTCTGGATCCAAGGATAGAATACAAAGAGCATTTAAAGGCCTCTTTCTTACACCTCAGAATAATTTTCGAGTTTTCTTAAATGGTTCGATTATTTTTGGAGGCATGGGGGGCACTGCAGACAGCACTAGTTCTGCGGTTGCTCAATCATTCCATGATGGACTTAAACATGTTATTTCAGCAAAGGATGGGATGCACATCAAGGGTTTAGTGGATCTTCTCACTGAAACTATTTATAAGTCTGGCTTGTTGAATCGGCTTCTTGAAGTACAGAAGCTTGATGCTATTGATATAGAAGGTGCAATTCATGCCTACTATGACATTATTTCTCAGCCTTGCGTGGTCTGTCGGAAAATAGGTGGAAAAAGATTCTCAGCAAGATATTCATCAATTCATTCAATGCAAAGGGATGATAAAGTGAAAATTGTGAGGGATTACTTGATATCAGCCACAGCAAAGGACTTAAGTATGATGATTAGTTTTAAGcccaaaataaatatggatGAGGAGTCTCCACATCGTGCTGTCTTTCTGGAAGCAAGCAAGCAAACCTTTTGTTACAAG GCATTTTTCATTGACCTGGACATGAAACcattgaagaaaatggaataTTACTATGAGCTGGATCAACAAATAGTCAACTACTATGTCCAGATGTTAAAAGATACAGATGTGCTTGATTGTGATGAGACAACCCATGAGTCACTGAACGCGTGCACCAGTGTTAAAAATGGTG AAATGACAAATTGA